Proteins encoded in a region of the Panicum hallii strain FIL2 chromosome 3, PHallii_v3.1, whole genome shotgun sequence genome:
- the LOC112884078 gene encoding WAS/WASL-interacting protein family member 3 isoform X1, whose amino-acid sequence MGQALRRVRPPPPAPSPPARPPPPPPPRAPPAAAGGAPSNGDVREPTNNAHGVLEERDPSYEEMLKHMVGRITTKPGGKPEMGDASIVQRYDRPLPKVRTSKADPGQSGSRQLPSGALNVQHIQEIIQLYQGKSSTHHGPMSVDDIASKFRVEASVVRNIVQFVSLPQDETAKKKEEF is encoded by the exons ATGGGCCAGGCTCTGCGCCGCGTGAGGCCCCCTCCTCCTGCGCCCTCGCCCCCGGCGAGGCCCCctcccccgcctccgccgcgggcaCCGCCGGCGGCTGCTGGCGGCGCGCCCTCCAATGGCG ATGTCAGAGAGCCAACAAATAATGCCCATGGTGTACTtgaggagcgtgatccaagttACGAGGAGATGCTTAAGCACATGGTTGGGAGAATCACTACTAAGCCTGGAGGAAAACCAGAAATGGGTGAC GCTTCCATTGTACAGCGGTACGACAGGCCTCTCCCAAAGGTCAGAACTTCGAAGGCTGACCCTGGGCAAAGCGGGAGCAGGCAGCTGCCATCAGGAGCCCTTAACGTCCAGCACATCCAGGAGATCATCCAGCTGTACCAGGGCAAGTCCAGCACCCACCACGGTCCCATGAGCGTGGACGACATCGCCTCGAAGTTCAGAGTCGAAGCCTCCGTCGTCCGGAACATCGTGCAGTTTGTCTCGTTGCCCCAGGACGAAACCGCCAAGAAGAAAGAGGAGTTCTGA
- the LOC112884078 gene encoding uncharacterized protein LOC112884078 isoform X2 yields MACFTDVREPTNNAHGVLEERDPSYEEMLKHMVGRITTKPGGKPEMGDASIVQRYDRPLPKVRTSKADPGQSGSRQLPSGALNVQHIQEIIQLYQGKSSTHHGPMSVDDIASKFRVEASVVRNIVQFVSLPQDETAKKKEEF; encoded by the exons ATGGCG TGTTTCACAGATGTCAGAGAGCCAACAAATAATGCCCATGGTGTACTtgaggagcgtgatccaagttACGAGGAGATGCTTAAGCACATGGTTGGGAGAATCACTACTAAGCCTGGAGGAAAACCAGAAATGGGTGAC GCTTCCATTGTACAGCGGTACGACAGGCCTCTCCCAAAGGTCAGAACTTCGAAGGCTGACCCTGGGCAAAGCGGGAGCAGGCAGCTGCCATCAGGAGCCCTTAACGTCCAGCACATCCAGGAGATCATCCAGCTGTACCAGGGCAAGTCCAGCACCCACCACGGTCCCATGAGCGTGGACGACATCGCCTCGAAGTTCAGAGTCGAAGCCTCCGTCGTCCGGAACATCGTGCAGTTTGTCTCGTTGCCCCAGGACGAAACCGCCAAGAAGAAAGAGGAGTTCTGA